Within the Bradyrhizobium cosmicum genome, the region CAGCTCGAGAAGCGGCTGGGGACGCGGCTGCTTAACCGGACCAGCCGGCGCGTCAGCCTGAGCGAGAGCGGCACGCTCTATTTCGAGCAGGCGCGCCAGATGCTGGATTCGCTCGACGAGGTCGAAGCCGCTGTCAGCAAGGCGACCGTCGTGGCGCGCGGCCGGCTGCGGCTGACTGCGCCGGTGTGGATGGCGAACACGATGTTCGCGGGCGTGCTGGCGGACTACCAGGCCCGCCATCCCGAGGTGTGTCTCGACGTCGATCTTAGCGGCCGGCTGGTCAATCTGGTCGAGGAGGGATTCGATCTCGCCTTGCGCGCGACGGGCGCACCCGACGAGTCGCTGATTGCGCGTCCCATTACCAAGGTTGCGTTCCACCTGGTCGCCGCACCCCCCTATCTCGATCGCGCCGGCCGCCCGACAAAGCCGGCCGACCTCGCAGGGCGGGCGCTGTTGCACTACGCGCTTTATCCGGGCGAGAGCTTTTCGTATCCGGGCGAGCATGGCGTCGAAACCGTCAAGCTCAATCCGGTGCTGCGCAGTGGCAACGAAACGCTGCTGCACATGGCGGCGCTGGAAGGCATGGGTTTCGCCTTCCTGCCGAAATGGCTGGTTGCAGATGACATCGCTGCCGGTCGGCTGTTGCACATTCTGCCTGATGATGTCGCTTTCGAAGGGCGCCTGTTCGCGGTCTATCCCAGCCGCAAGTATTTGTCCGCCAAGGTGAGGACCTTCATCGACTTCGTCGTGGCCGACAAGCGGATGAGGTGAGCGGCGACCGCGCGACTGGTCGCGCCGCTCAGTCGCGCCCCGCCTCCATGATCGCCCTGGCAAGCCGTGCCGGGTCGGAGAAGCAAAGTTCGTGGCTTCCGGGCACCTGCACCAGCCGGAACAGGCCGAGCTTCTCCGATAGCCGCGGATGCCAGCCGTAGCTGTGCGGCATCGCAGTGTCTTCGGTGCAGTTGATGTAGGATTTTGCCAGCGGCATTTCGGCCGGATTGGCCTTGAGCGCGATCCTGTCGGTGAAGGTCGCCAGCGGATGCGGATTGAGCACGTCGTAGGCGCGCTGCGCGGTCTCGATGTCGGCGTCGTTGATGAAGGCCTCGCGCCAGACCGGGAATGGCAGCACCACCGAGCCGTCGCCGCGCTCGGCCGCGATCGCGTCGAACAGCCCTATATAGTGCGGCGGCACCATGTCGTTGAGGCACTCGCCGTTGTTGGGCACGAAGGCGTTCCAGTAGACCAGCCGGCGGATGCGCGCGGGCGCGAGGTCGGCAACGCCGGTGATGATCATGCCGCCATAGGAATGGCCGAGCAGAATGACGTCCGTCAGATCGTTTTCGGCGAGGTAATCGGC harbors:
- a CDS encoding LysR family transcriptional regulator encodes the protein MDSLVSMRVFCLIAELKSFSAAAERLRISPAMASKHVMQLEKRLGTRLLNRTSRRVSLSESGTLYFEQARQMLDSLDEVEAAVSKATVVARGRLRLTAPVWMANTMFAGVLADYQARHPEVCLDVDLSGRLVNLVEEGFDLALRATGAPDESLIARPITKVAFHLVAAPPYLDRAGRPTKPADLAGRALLHYALYPGESFSYPGEHGVETVKLNPVLRSGNETLLHMAALEGMGFAFLPKWLVADDIAAGRLLHILPDDVAFEGRLFAVYPSRKYLSAKVRTFIDFVVADKRMR
- a CDS encoding alpha/beta hydrolase produces the protein MSTYVLVHGAWHTGAELEPVAAPIRAAGHQVYLPTIKGNRPGDAKTTGLKEAIQSIADYLAENDLTDVILLGHSYGGMIITGVADLAPARIRRLVYWNAFVPNNGECLNDMVPPHYIGLFDAIAAERGDGSVVLPFPVWREAFINDADIETAQRAYDVLNPHPLATFTDRIALKANPAEMPLAKSYINCTEDTAMPHSYGWHPRLSEKLGLFRLVQVPGSHELCFSDPARLARAIMEAGRD